In Morococcus cerebrosus, a single genomic region encodes these proteins:
- a CDS encoding IS5 family transposase (programmed frameshift), with the protein MNRKTYPSDISREQFAPLLPLLESARKRTAPRQVDLYDVFCAILYLQRTGCSWRALPGDFPKWRTVHSYFQRWTEPRESGISILEEALKNQVVAEHRKQGRHEATTFLIIDAQSVKNTDTAMEKGYDAGKKVSGIKRHIAVDTQGLPHALAVTTADVTDRKGCLVALERGRDNLGAIQKILADGGYTGKAFASSVQELIGAEVEIAKRNELHRFAVLPKRWVVERSFSWLEKNRRLWKNCERKLSTSLQMVALAFLGVLLRRL; encoded by the exons ATGAACAGAAAAACCTACCCAAGCGATATCAGTCGCGAGCAATTTGCGCCTCTCCTTCCCCTGCTGGAAAGTGCCCGTAAACGCACAGCGCCACGCCAGGTGGACTTGTACGATGTCTTTTGTGCCATTCTCTACCTGCAACGCACTGGCTGCTCCTGGCGCGCTTTGCCGGGCGACTTCCCCAAATGGCGCACCGTGCATTCCTACTTCCAGAGATGGACCGAACCACGCGAGAGTGGCATCAGCATCCTTGAGGAAGCATTA AAAAATCAGGTAGTTGCGGAGCACCGCAAGCAGGGGCGCCATGAAGCAACTACTTTCCTGATTATTGATGCGCAGAGTGTGAAGAACACGGATACCGCCATGGAAAAAGGCTACGATGCGGGCAAGAAGGTTAGCGGTATCAAGCGACATATAGCGGTTGACACGCAAGGTTTGCCGCATGCCCTTGCGGTAACGACGGCGGATGTTACGGATAGAAAAGGCTGCCTGGTGGCATTGGAACGTGGGCGGGATAATCTTGGTGCGATACAAAAAATCCTTGCTGACGGTGGTTACACGGGTAAGGCATTTGCTTCGTCGGTACAGGAGTTGATTGGTGCGGAGGTAGAGATTGCCAAACGAAACGAATTGCACCGTTTTGCAGTATTGCCGAAGCGATGGGTAGTAGAGCGCAGCTTTTCCTGGTTGGAAAAGAACAGGCGGCTTTGGAAAAACTGCGAGCGTAAGTTGAGTACCAGTCTGCAAATGGTAGCTTTGGCTTTCTTGGGAGTCCTGCTACGAAGACTATGA
- a CDS encoding DUF7606 domain-containing protein: MKFLSAAIVAVLTAGVSMTAAAAPAGYVPYKCDNGKKLNVVYEFDRSGNAVGASANAAGKQISLRVDKRQSDSTGTTFTNKRGFSMSAGYIDKNTHTTSEVVGVTDSRNRFIVKNCEPVNIDR; this comes from the coding sequence ATGAAATTCTTATCTGCCGCTATTGTAGCCGTTCTGACTGCCGGTGTTTCCATGACTGCCGCTGCTGCTCCTGCTGGCTACGTTCCTTACAAATGCGACAACGGTAAAAAACTGAATGTCGTTTACGAATTTGACCGCAGTGGTAATGCAGTTGGCGCATCTGCAAATGCAGCCGGTAAACAAATCAGCCTGCGCGTTGACAAACGTCAATCAGACAGCACCGGTACAACATTCACCAACAAACGCGGCTTCTCTATGTCTGCCGGTTACATCGACAAAAACACCCACACCACTTCCGAAGTTGTGGGCGTAACCGACTCACGCAACCGCTTCATCGTGAAAAACTGCGAACCCGTTAACATCGACCGTTAA
- a CDS encoding IS630 family transposase (programmed frameshift) gives MAYSADLRNKALNYYEQCKNISQTAATFNLSRNTLYLWIRLKKQTGSLKHQVTGLNAVKLDRQKLAQYVEQHQDAYLHEIAKHFDCTPAAVCYALKQMGMTRKKRPTTYKEQDPAKVTHYLTQLAEFSGYQRVYLDETGFDRYLFRPYARSPKGQIVKAQISGKRYRRLSLVSAQVGNRLIAPMVYQNTMTGVFFEAWFQQCLLPALTQKSVIILDNARFHRMGVLREMAGKWGHKVLPLAPYSPELNPIEKVWANIKRYLRTVLSDYARFDDALLSYFDFN, from the exons ATGGCATACTCTGCGGACTTAAGAAACAAAGCTTTAAACTATTACGAACAATGCAAAAACATCAGCCAAACCGCAGCAACGTTTAATTTGTCAAGAAACACGCTTTACCTGTGGATTCGCCTTAAAAAACAAACAGGCAGCCTAAAACATCAAGTTACCGGTCTAAATGCCGTAAAATTGGATAGGCAAAAACTGGCTCAATATGTTGAGCAGCACCAGGATGCCTATCTGCATGAAATCGCCAAACATTTTGATTGTACGCCAGCCGCCGTTTGCTATGCACTCAAACAGATGGGGATGACGCGCAAAAAAAGAC CCACCACTTACAAAGAACAAGACCCGGCCAAAGTAACGCATTATTTGACACAGCTGGCCGAATTTTCCGGCTACCAACGTGTTTATTTGGATGAAACAGGATTTGACCGCTACCTGTTCCGTCCCTATGCCCGCAGCCCGAAAGGGCAAATAGTGAAAGCGCAGATAAGTGGAAAAAGATACCGACGCTTATCTCTGGTGTCCGCACAAGTCGGCAACCGGCTGATTGCTCCGATGGTTTATCAAAATACGATGACCGGAGTCTTTTTTGAAGCGTGGTTTCAGCAATGCCTACTGCCTGCATTGACTCAAAAATCGGTGATTATTTTAGATAATGCGCGATTTCACCGTATGGGTGTTTTACGGGAAATGGCGGGAAAATGGGGACATAAGGTATTGCCTCTTGCACCTTATTCACCTGAGCTCAACCCGATTGAGAAGGTGTGGGCGAATATTAAGCGGTATCTGCGAACCGTATTGTCTGATTACGCCCGATTTGACGATGCGTTACTGTCCTATTTTGATTTTAATTGA
- a CDS encoding methionine ABC transporter ATP-binding protein, whose amino-acid sequence MIILDNVSKHYQTRDKTRFAAVEPTSLEIQDGEIFGLMGYSGAGKSTLLRLINLLERPDSGKVNVCGQELTALDAAALRQARQNIGMVFQQFNLLSNRTVADNVAFPLEIAGWSSEKIKERVKECLEIVGLTERADHYPAQLSGGQKQRVGIARALAPKPQVILADEPTSALDPATTRSVLECLEDINKRFNVTIVIVTHEMSVIRRLCDRAALLDKGKVVEIVEVRGNQIHAQSEIGRELIRED is encoded by the coding sequence ATGATTATTTTGGACAACGTTTCCAAACATTACCAAACGCGCGACAAAACCCGTTTTGCCGCCGTCGAGCCGACCAGCCTCGAAATCCAAGACGGCGAAATCTTCGGTCTGATGGGCTATTCCGGCGCGGGCAAATCCACCCTGCTGCGCCTGATTAACCTGTTGGAACGTCCCGACAGCGGCAAGGTCAATGTGTGCGGACAAGAGCTGACCGCGCTTGATGCCGCCGCATTGCGTCAGGCGCGGCAGAATATCGGCATGGTGTTTCAGCAGTTCAATCTTTTGAGCAATCGCACCGTCGCCGACAATGTTGCCTTTCCTTTGGAAATCGCCGGATGGTCGTCTGAAAAAATCAAAGAACGCGTTAAAGAATGCCTTGAAATCGTCGGCTTGACCGAACGCGCCGACCACTACCCCGCCCAGCTTTCCGGCGGACAAAAACAGCGCGTCGGCATCGCCCGCGCGCTCGCACCCAAACCCCAAGTCATCCTCGCCGACGAACCGACTTCCGCCCTCGACCCCGCCACCACGCGCAGCGTCTTGGAATGTCTAGAAGATATCAACAAGCGCTTCAACGTTACCATCGTCATCGTAACCCACGAAATGAGCGTCATCCGCCGCCTGTGCGACCGCGCTGCCCTTTTGGATAAAGGAAAAGTGGTGGAAATCGTCGAAGTACGCGGCAACCAAATCCACGCCCAATCCGAAATCGGGCGCGAACTGATTCGGGAGGACTGA
- a CDS encoding Nramp family divalent metal transporter, with the protein MSEQHTHASTWKSKINALGPGIMMASAAVGGSHLIASTQAGALYGWQLALIIILTNLFKYPFFRFSAHYTLDTGKSLIEGYAEKSRVYLWVFLILCVISATINAGAVAIVTAAIVKMAIPSLTLNVGAISALIMASCLIILASGRYKALDNVSKIIIVSLTIATVAAAAIAMSRGMQMKSDFIEPTPWTLAGLGFLIALMGWMPAPIEISAINSLWVTEKQRINPSSYRDGIFDFNVGYITSAVLAVVFLALGAYVQYGNGEAVQMAGGKYVGQLINMYAVTIGDWSRPMVAFIAFACMYGTTITVVDGYARAIAEPVRLLRGKDKTGNIELFAWNVWVAGTGLAVIFWFNSAMAELLKFAMITAFVSAPVFAWLNYRLVKGDKRHKLTAGMDLLAILGLIYLTGFTVLFLLNLTGILAAPK; encoded by the coding sequence ATGTCTGAACAACACACACACGCTTCGACTTGGAAAAGCAAAATCAATGCACTGGGGCCCGGAATCATGATGGCTTCGGCGGCGGTCGGCGGTTCGCACCTGATTGCCTCGACGCAGGCGGGCGCGCTTTACGGCTGGCAGCTTGCGTTGATTATCATTTTGACCAACCTCTTCAAATATCCGTTTTTCCGTTTCAGCGCGCATTACACGCTGGATACGGGCAAAAGCCTGATTGAAGGCTATGCGGAGAAAAGCCGCGTTTATTTGTGGGTATTCCTGATTTTGTGCGTTATCTCGGCAACGATTAACGCGGGTGCGGTCGCCATCGTGACCGCTGCCATCGTCAAAATGGCAATTCCCTCGCTGACGCTGAATGTCGGCGCAATCTCCGCACTGATTATGGCTTCCTGCCTGATTATCTTGGCAAGCGGACGCTACAAGGCTTTGGACAACGTTTCCAAAATCATCATCGTCAGCCTGACGATTGCCACAGTCGCCGCCGCCGCCATCGCCATGTCGCGCGGCATGCAGATGAAGTCCGACTTTATCGAACCTACCCCATGGACACTGGCAGGCTTGGGCTTCTTAATTGCGCTGATGGGCTGGATGCCCGCGCCGATTGAAATTTCAGCGATCAACTCATTGTGGGTTACTGAAAAACAACGCATCAATCCTTCCAGCTACCGCGACGGTATTTTCGACTTCAACGTCGGCTACATCACCAGCGCGGTGTTGGCAGTCGTCTTCCTCGCCTTGGGCGCGTATGTGCAGTACGGCAACGGTGAGGCAGTGCAGATGGCGGGTGGCAAATACGTCGGGCAACTGATCAATATGTACGCCGTCACCATCGGCGACTGGTCGCGTCCGATGGTCGCATTCATCGCCTTCGCCTGCATGTACGGTACAACGATTACCGTAGTGGACGGCTACGCGCGCGCGATTGCCGAGCCGGTGCGCCTGCTGCGCGGCAAAGACAAAACGGGCAACATCGAACTGTTCGCTTGGAACGTTTGGGTCGCAGGTACGGGCTTGGCAGTGATTTTCTGGTTCAACAGCGCGATGGCGGAGCTGCTCAAATTCGCCATGATTACCGCCTTCGTTTCTGCCCCCGTGTTCGCTTGGTTGAACTACCGCCTCGTCAAAGGCGACAAACGCCACAAGCTGACGGCAGGTATGGACCTCCTCGCCATCCTCGGCTTGATTTACCTGACTGGGTTTACGGTTTTGTTCCTGCTGAACCTGACAGGCATCTTGGCTGCACCTAAGTAA
- a CDS encoding methionine ABC transporter permease translates to MADLTFEQAVSTIVGMKDEIVRALGETFVMVGLSTTIAVIFGTLLGVLLFVTSNRQLHYNKPVNFLLDNLVNLMRAFPFVILMIAMIPATRAIVGSTIGPIAASLVLSVSGLFYFARLVEQNLREVPKGVIEAATAMGASPLAIVRKVLLNEARAGMVSSITVLAIGLLSYSAAAGMIGGGGLGDLAIRYGYYRYQTEVIIFIVAILVLLVILIQSIGNALARKLDKR, encoded by the coding sequence ATGGCAGACTTAACATTCGAACAAGCCGTTTCCACCATCGTCGGCATGAAAGACGAAATCGTCCGTGCCTTGGGCGAAACCTTCGTCATGGTCGGGCTGTCCACCACGATTGCCGTCATCTTCGGCACGCTCTTGGGCGTCTTGCTTTTCGTGACTTCCAACCGCCAGCTTCATTACAACAAGCCGGTAAATTTCCTGCTCGACAACTTAGTCAACCTGATGCGCGCCTTCCCCTTCGTCATCCTGATGATTGCCATGATACCCGCCACCCGCGCCATCGTCGGCAGCACCATCGGCCCGATTGCCGCCTCGCTGGTATTGAGCGTGTCCGGCCTGTTTTACTTCGCCCGACTGGTGGAACAAAACCTGCGCGAAGTCCCTAAAGGCGTGATTGAAGCCGCCACCGCCATGGGCGCATCGCCGCTTGCCATCGTCCGCAAAGTCCTCTTGAACGAAGCGCGCGCGGGCATGGTTTCCAGCATCACCGTCCTCGCCATCGGCCTGCTCTCATACAGCGCGGCAGCGGGCATGATAGGCGGCGGCGGTTTGGGCGACCTCGCCATCCGCTACGGCTACTACCGCTACCAAACCGAAGTCATCATCTTCATCGTCGCCATCCTCGTGCTGCTCGTTATCCTGATTCAAAGCATCGGCAACGCATTGGCGCGGAAATTGGATAAACGTTAA
- the hemN gene encoding oxygen-independent coproporphyrinogen III oxidase gives MKVIPIQNNHNRNDDKPEFDRELIASLPSSGPRYTSYPTADRFHDGFREAEYINALNQRGMGALNKPLSLYIHIPFCNTICYYCGCNKIITKDKSRADAYIEYLEKEMELLAPHLGGRHQLAQLHFGGGTPTFLSDDQIERVFRMIRKHFQLIPGGEYSIEIDPRKVSRETVLMLGKLGFNRMSVGIQDFDPKVQAAVNRIQSYDETKKVIDAAREAGFKSVSVDLIYGLPHQTAESIKTTIDTVLSLDPDRLALYHYAHLPHIFKPQRRIDTEAVPGSEEKLDMLQYCVQTLTERGYVFIGMDHFAKPDDELSIALKEGFLQRNFQGYSTYADCDLVAIGVSSIGKIGSTYSQNERDIDAYYAALDAGHLPIMRGYQLNQDDLLRRNIIQDLMCRFSLDYRIYESVFGIPFDRYFKDELADLEQLASLGLVRLKPHGLTVTPKGRFLIRNIAMVFDYHLRHRETKAQYSQTV, from the coding sequence ATGAAAGTAATACCGATACAAAATAATCACAATAGAAACGATGACAAGCCTGAGTTCGACCGCGAACTCATCGCCAGCCTTCCTTCCAGCGGTCCGCGCTACACTTCCTACCCCACAGCCGACCGTTTTCATGACGGATTTCGCGAAGCCGAATATATCAATGCCTTGAATCAGCGCGGTATGGGGGCTTTGAACAAGCCCCTTTCGCTTTATATCCACATCCCCTTCTGCAACACCATTTGTTACTACTGCGGCTGCAATAAAATCATCACCAAAGACAAAAGCCGCGCCGATGCCTACATCGAATACCTTGAAAAAGAAATGGAGCTGCTCGCCCCGCATCTGGGCGGACGGCATCAGCTCGCGCAACTGCACTTCGGCGGCGGTACGCCGACTTTCTTGAGCGACGACCAAATCGAACGCGTATTCCGCATGATACGCAAACACTTCCAACTGATCCCTGGCGGCGAATACTCCATCGAAATCGACCCGCGCAAAGTCAGCCGCGAAACTGTCCTCATGCTCGGTAAGCTCGGCTTCAACCGCATGAGCGTCGGCATTCAGGACTTTGATCCCAAAGTGCAGGCAGCAGTCAACCGCATCCAAAGCTACGACGAAACCAAAAAAGTCATCGATGCCGCCCGCGAAGCCGGATTCAAATCCGTCAGCGTCGATTTGATTTACGGTCTGCCGCACCAAACCGCCGAAAGCATTAAAACCACCATCGACACTGTCTTGTCGCTCGATCCCGACCGCCTTGCCCTTTATCACTACGCCCACCTGCCGCATATCTTCAAGCCGCAACGCCGCATCGATACCGAAGCCGTTCCCGGCAGCGAAGAAAAACTCGATATGCTGCAATACTGCGTCCAAACCCTGACCGAACGCGGCTACGTCTTCATCGGTATGGACCACTTCGCCAAACCCGATGACGAACTTTCCATCGCCCTCAAAGAAGGCTTCCTCCAGCGCAACTTCCAAGGCTACTCGACCTACGCGGACTGCGATTTAGTTGCCATCGGCGTATCCTCCATCGGCAAAATCGGCAGCACCTACTCCCAAAACGAACGCGACATCGACGCCTACTATGCCGCGCTCGATGCCGGACACCTGCCCATCATGCGCGGCTACCAACTCAATCAGGACGACCTTTTGCGCCGCAATATCATCCAAGATTTGATGTGCCGTTTCTCCTTGGATTACCGAATCTACGAAAGCGTGTTCGGTATCCCGTTCGACCGCTATTTCAAAGACGAACTTGCCGACTTGGAACAACTTGCCTCCCTCGGACTCGTCCGCCTGAAACCGCACGGACTGACCGTTACCCCCAAAGGCCGCTTCCTGATACGCAATATCGCCATGGTGTTTGACTACCACCTGCGCCACAGGGAAACTAAAGCCCAATATTCGCAAACAGTGTAA
- a CDS encoding tRNA threonylcarbamoyladenosine dehydratase, protein MNDTVFLPSRRFGGIARLYGDEALARFSHAHVCVVGVGGVGSWAVEALARTGIGRLTLIDLDNVAESNVNRQLHALTDDFGKAKVTALRERIAQINPQCEVEEIEDFVTEDNLETLFRRPFDFVIDAIDQVRVKAAMAAYFVRHNQPFILSGGAGGQKNPALIQTADLSRVTHDPLLANLRYTLRKRYGFSRDTKEKMRVPCVFSTENITPPQSGEACSTDTAPQGLSCAGYGASMLVTASFGLYCAQAAVEHIAGRK, encoded by the coding sequence ATGAACGACACCGTTTTTCTTCCTTCGCGCCGTTTTGGCGGTATTGCCAGGCTCTACGGAGATGAAGCACTGGCGCGGTTTTCGCACGCGCACGTCTGCGTGGTCGGCGTGGGCGGGGTAGGCTCTTGGGCGGTGGAGGCTTTGGCGCGGACGGGCATCGGTCGTTTGACCTTGATTGATTTGGACAACGTCGCCGAGTCCAATGTCAACCGCCAGCTTCATGCGCTGACCGACGATTTCGGCAAGGCGAAGGTGACGGCGTTGCGCGAACGCATTGCTCAAATCAATCCGCAATGCGAAGTGGAGGAAATCGAGGATTTTGTGACGGAAGACAATCTCGAAACGCTTTTCAGACGACCTTTCGACTTTGTGATCGACGCGATAGACCAAGTGCGTGTCAAGGCGGCGATGGCGGCTTATTTTGTGCGGCACAATCAGCCGTTTATCCTCAGCGGCGGCGCGGGCGGACAGAAAAATCCGGCATTGATTCAAACCGCTGATTTGAGCCGCGTTACCCACGACCCGCTGCTTGCCAACCTGCGCTACACCTTGCGCAAACGCTACGGCTTCAGCCGCGATACCAAAGAAAAAATGCGCGTGCCGTGTGTGTTCTCGACTGAGAACATTACGCCGCCGCAATCTGGCGAAGCGTGTTCGACCGATACCGCGCCGCAAGGGCTGTCCTGCGCGGGCTATGGCGCGAGTATGCTGGTGACGGCTTCGTTTGGGCTGTATTGTGCGCAGGCGGCGGTAGAACATATTGCGGGACGGAAGTGA
- the fnr gene encoding fumarate/nitrate reduction transcriptional regulator Fnr, producing MTTHNAMHQMKTLCSSCSLRELCLPVGLLPNEFAQLDAVIRQSRRLKKGEYLFRTGEPFASLFAIRAGFFKTTVASQDGRDQVTGFFMSGELIGMDGICSHVHSCDAVALEDSEVCELPFTHIEELGHNIPSLRSHFFRLMSREIVRDQGVMLLLGNMRAEERLAAFLLNLSQRLYSRGFAANDFILRMSREEIGSYLGLKLETVSRTLSKFHHEGLISVEHKHIKILDSQALKKMVSGCSHAI from the coding sequence ATGACCACACACAATGCTATGCATCAGATGAAAACCCTGTGTTCTTCCTGTTCGCTGCGTGAACTCTGCCTGCCTGTCGGGCTTTTGCCCAATGAGTTTGCACAATTGGACGCGGTCATCCGACAGAGCCGCCGCTTGAAGAAGGGTGAATATCTGTTCCGCACCGGTGAGCCTTTCGCGTCGCTGTTTGCCATCCGTGCCGGTTTTTTCAAAACCACGGTTGCCAGTCAGGACGGTCGCGATCAGGTTACCGGCTTTTTTATGTCCGGCGAACTCATCGGTATGGACGGCATTTGTTCCCATGTCCACAGCTGCGACGCGGTGGCTTTGGAAGACAGCGAAGTGTGTGAGCTGCCCTTCACCCACATCGAAGAGCTGGGACACAACATCCCCAGCCTGAGAAGCCATTTTTTCCGGTTGATGAGCCGCGAAATCGTGCGTGACCAAGGTGTGATGCTGCTTTTGGGCAATATGCGCGCCGAAGAACGTCTGGCAGCGTTTTTGCTGAACTTATCCCAACGCCTTTACTCGCGCGGATTTGCCGCTAATGATTTCATCTTGCGGATGTCGCGCGAAGAAATCGGCAGCTATTTGGGACTGAAACTGGAAACCGTCAGCCGCACACTGTCCAAGTTCCACCATGAAGGTCTAATTTCGGTCGAACACAAACACATTAAAATCCTCGACTCGCAAGCCCTCAAAAAAATGGTATCCGGCTGTTCGCACGCCATCTGA
- the prfA gene encoding peptide chain release factor 1 yields MKPSILEKLQQLSDRLEEVTHLLGQPEATSDMDNYRKLTREHAELTPVVEVFQNYQLAQSDLADAEEMLSDPEMKDFAAEEIEAAKAKIDTLDTELQKLLLPKDADDDKNIFIEVRAGTGGDEAALFAGDLLRMYSRYAERNRWQVEIVSANESELGGYKEVIARIVGLGAYSRLKFESGGHRVQRVPATESQGRIHTSACTVAVMPEADELENIELNPADLRIDTFRASGAGGQHINKTDSAVRITHLPTGMVVECQDGRSQHANKAQAMKVLAARLNDAQKREAQAKEAAERKSLIGSGDRSERIRTYNYPQGRVTDHRINLTLHKLDFVMDGDLEEITNALIAEHQAELLAAMGD; encoded by the coding sequence ATGAAGCCGTCTATCTTAGAAAAACTACAACAACTCAGCGACCGACTGGAAGAAGTCACCCACCTCCTCGGACAACCCGAAGCCACGTCCGACATGGACAACTACCGCAAGCTCACGCGCGAACACGCCGAATTGACGCCCGTGGTCGAAGTGTTCCAAAACTATCAGCTGGCGCAAAGCGACTTGGCGGATGCCGAAGAAATGCTGTCCGACCCCGAAATGAAAGACTTTGCCGCCGAAGAAATCGAAGCGGCGAAAGCCAAAATCGACACGCTCGATACCGAACTGCAAAAACTGCTGCTGCCCAAAGATGCCGACGACGACAAAAACATCTTCATCGAAGTGCGTGCCGGAACGGGCGGCGACGAAGCCGCGCTGTTTGCAGGCGATTTGCTGCGCATGTACAGCCGCTACGCCGAGCGCAACCGCTGGCAGGTTGAAATCGTCTCCGCCAACGAAAGCGAGTTGGGCGGTTATAAAGAAGTCATTGCCCGTATTGTCGGTTTGGGCGCGTACAGTCGTCTGAAATTCGAATCAGGCGGCCACCGCGTACAGCGCGTTCCCGCCACCGAAAGCCAAGGCCGTATCCATACTTCCGCCTGTACCGTCGCCGTCATGCCCGAAGCGGACGAACTCGAAAACATCGAGCTGAACCCCGCCGACCTGCGCATCGACACCTTCCGCGCATCCGGCGCGGGCGGTCAGCACATCAACAAAACCGACTCCGCCGTCCGCATCACCCACCTGCCCACAGGCATGGTGGTCGAATGCCAAGACGGCCGCAGCCAACACGCCAACAAGGCGCAGGCGATGAAAGTCCTCGCCGCCCGCCTGAACGATGCGCAAAAACGCGAAGCCCAAGCCAAAGAAGCCGCCGAACGCAAATCCCTTATCGGCAGCGGCGACCGCAGCGAACGCATCCGCACCTACAACTACCCGCAAGGCCGCGTAACCGACCACCGCATCAACCTCACCCTGCACAAGCTGGATTTCGTGATGGACGGCGATTTGGAAGAAATCACCAACGCCCTGATTGCCGAACATCAGGCAGAGCTACTGGCGGCAATGGGCGACTGA
- a CDS encoding universal stress protein: MYKHLVVAVDGSETSLNALKHAAELASVNNARLTLVHVANPAEYMALAPEFLQHESYEAAAVAQGNEVLDFAEKTARENGVENIVKHLLVANKGAREMAQDLVDYADENGADLLVLGTHGRTGLMHLLMGSFAETVMRQSHLPLLIIRSKAEEA, translated from the coding sequence ATGTACAAACATCTGGTTGTAGCCGTTGACGGCAGCGAAACTTCCCTCAACGCCCTGAAACACGCCGCCGAGTTGGCAAGCGTCAACAACGCCCGCCTGACTTTGGTACACGTCGCCAACCCCGCCGAATACATGGCGCTCGCCCCCGAATTCCTGCAACACGAAAGCTACGAGGCCGCCGCCGTCGCCCAAGGCAACGAAGTCTTGGACTTCGCTGAAAAAACCGCCCGCGAAAACGGCGTGGAAAACATTGTCAAACACCTGCTGGTCGCCAACAAAGGCGCGCGCGAAATGGCGCAGGATTTGGTCGATTACGCCGATGAAAACGGCGCCGACCTGCTGGTACTCGGCACACACGGCCGCACCGGCCTGATGCACCTCCTGATGGGCAGCTTCGCCGAAACCGTTATGCGCCAAAGCCACCTGCCGCTTCTGATTATCCGCAGCAAAGCGGAAGAAGCGTAA
- a CDS encoding FAD:protein FMN transferase, producing MNIPLTRRRFFAIAALTAAGAAAPFLLNRNRPAPLPTTGEPVIWKGIALGSGAELRLFGVDRKEAEILVNKVLAEVARLEKIFSLYREDSLINRLNKEGRLNNPPPDFLALLSICRDIHALTDGAFDPTVQVLWNLYADHFRRNPRAETPPSEPDIRRTLKLVGFKHVVFDQKSILFEQKGMGLSLNGIAQGYITDKITALLQKHGIRQALVDMGEIRGFDTDNQRTWNVGIRNPQNEEATLLTIPMQNQAFATSGGYGTVMDEAGKFTHLFDPRTGTATPRYRSVSVMAPTAAVADAFSTAFSIMDEATIRTAARAKQAKVWLVMPDNRIETLA from the coding sequence ATGAACATCCCGCTCACCCGCCGCCGTTTTTTCGCCATCGCCGCCCTGACTGCCGCCGGAGCGGCCGCGCCCTTCCTCCTGAACCGCAACCGCCCTGCCCCGTTACCAACTACCGGCGAGCCCGTCATTTGGAAAGGCATCGCGCTGGGTTCCGGCGCCGAGCTCCGCCTCTTCGGCGTTGACCGCAAAGAAGCCGAAATCCTCGTCAACAAAGTCCTCGCAGAAGTCGCCCGCCTCGAAAAAATCTTCAGCCTCTACCGCGAAGACAGCCTCATCAACCGACTGAACAAAGAAGGTCGTCTGAACAACCCGCCGCCCGATTTCCTCGCCCTGTTGAGCATTTGCCGCGACATCCACGCCCTGACAGACGGCGCGTTCGACCCCACCGTCCAAGTGCTGTGGAACCTTTATGCAGACCATTTCCGCCGCAACCCGCGTGCCGAAACCCCGCCGTCCGAACCGGACATCCGGCGCACCCTCAAGCTCGTCGGCTTCAAACACGTCGTCTTCGACCAAAAATCCATCCTCTTCGAACAAAAAGGCATGGGCTTATCCCTCAACGGCATCGCCCAAGGCTACATCACCGACAAAATCACCGCCCTGCTGCAAAAACACGGCATCCGCCAAGCCCTCGTCGATATGGGCGAAATCCGCGGCTTCGACACCGACAACCAACGCACATGGAACGTCGGCATCCGCAATCCCCAAAACGAAGAAGCCACCCTCCTGACCATCCCCATGCAAAACCAAGCCTTCGCCACCTCAGGCGGCTACGGTACCGTGATGGACGAAGCCGGCAAGTTCACCCACCTCTTCGACCCGCGCACCGGCACGGCCACACCGCGCTACCGCAGCGTCAGCGTCATGGCGCCGACTGCCGCCGTTGCCGATGCCTTCTCCACCGCATTCTCCATCATGGACGAAGCCACCATCCGTACCGCAGCCCGCGCCAAACAGGCAAAAGTCTGGCTGGTCATGCCCGACAACCGCATCGAAACCCTAGCCTGA